The Ralstonia pseudosolanacearum genome includes the window TGGCCGGCGTGTCGGCCACCGGGTACAGCTTGCGCGTGGCCTTGTTCACGCCCACGTCGGTCGCCTGGGCCGACAGCAGCACGGCGATCAGCAGCTCGAACGGCGTGGTGTATTCCAGCTCGGTGGTCGGCGTCGGGTTGTGTTCGCGGAGCGTTTCGAAGAGGGCGCGGCGCTTGGCGGGGTTCATCGAGGGACGATCGTGGGGAGAGGGGAGGTCAGGGCTTGTCCGAGGGCGGCTTGCTCAGGTCTGCAATGCGCTTGCGGCGCGCCTCGGCCTCGTCGATCTGGGCCTGCACATCGGCCGGGACGTCGGTGACGTTGCGTGGACCTTGCCCGCGCTCGGCCATCTCGGCCTGCTTCTGGCGGGCGCGCTCGATGGCGGCCTGGATGATCGCCTGCTTACGCGCCTGGGCGGCGCGCTCGGCCTCGTCGGCGGGTTGTTCGGCGCTGACGGCGGCCAGCTTGGCGGCGGCCTTCTCGGCCAGGCGCGCTTCGTTCTCGGCCTTCTCGCGGGCCAGGCGTGCGTTGCGGAAGGTGTAGCGCCCGCGCGCCTCGTCGGCCTGCGCCTGGCTCCAGGCGTTCCAGCCGGTGCGCTCGCTGGTAACGGGCACCATGTCGATGCAGTCGACCGGGCAGGGCGCGACGCAGAGGTCGCAGCCGGTGCACCAGTCCGCGAGGACCACGTGCATCGCCTTGGGCGCGCCCACGATGGCATCGACCGGGCAGGCCTGGATGCACAGCGTGCAGCCGATGCAGCGCTCCGGATCGATGACCGCCAGGGCGCGCGGCTGCTCGACGCCGTGCTCGGCATCCAGCGCGAGCAGCGGGCCGGTGCGCCCGAGCGCCTCGGACAGGCGCCGGATGCCTTCCGCGCCGCCCGGCGGGCAGCGGTTGGGCAGCGCCTCGCCGCGCGCCATGGCTTCGGCGTAGGGGCGGCAGCCGTTGTAGCCGCACTTGGTGCATTGCGTCTGCGGCAGCAGGTCTTCGAGCCGGTCGGCCAGGGACGGGGCCAAGGAAACCACGATGGGACAAGTCGTTGGAATAGCCGGTCATTATCGCCGATTTGACGCGCGTGCAAGGCGTGCATGTCCCGACCGGCCCGCCGGCGAAGTCGGTTCGGGCGTGTGACATAATCAATCGGTTCCAACGGATCGCCGTGCCATGCCGTCTTCTTCCGCCGTGCCGCTCACAGACGTCGATTCGCCCGCCGATGCCGTCCAGGGTGAGACCACCCCCGGCGATACCGGCGCACCGCGCGCGCGTCGCGATCCGGCCGGTACGCGTCGCCGCATCCTGGCGGCCGCCACCGAGGAGTTCTCGCGCGGCGGTTTCGCCGGGGCCCGGGTCGATGCCATCGCTCGCCGGGCCGAGATCAACGAGCGCATGCTGTACTACTACTACGGCAGCAAGGAAAAGCTCTTTCTGGCGGTGCTCGAGCACATGTACTTCCGCTTCAAGGAAGCCGAGGAGCGCGTGCAGATCGAGGCGGCCGATCCGCGCGAGGCCGTGATCCAGCTGGCCCGCTTCGTCTGGGACTTCTATTACGAGAACCCCGAGTTCATCCGCCTGCTCAACAGCGAGAACCTGCACGAGGCGCGGCACCTGAAGGCGTCGCCGCACCTGGGCCAACTGGTCAATCCGATCATCGAGGTGCTGCGCGGGGTGGTTGAGCGCGGTCAGCGCGCCGGCCTGTTTCGCGAGGAGGTCGACGTGTCGCGGCTGTACCTGACGATTTCGGCGCTGGGCTACTACGTGCTGTCCAACCGCTACACGATCGGCGCGGTGGTCGGGCGCGATGTGGCCTCGGCGGAAGAACATGAGGCCTTCGCCCAACTGCATATCCGGATGCTGCTCGCGTATCTCGAGCGTCCCAGGGTTTGAGACGGGCGCCGTTCCAAAGAAAAAGCCTCGCGACAAGCGAGGCTTTTTTTCGTGGTGCGCCCAGCATGGGCGCACTCCTGCGGGTGCAAGTCCCGCCATAAGCTGGTCACGGCGAATGAAGCGAAACGCAACTGCATGAGGGCGACCGAGTGTGGGGAGGAAGCGTGGAGCGTAAACCGCGAGCCGATGAACAAGAACCGCATAGAAGGCGCTGTCGAGCAGGGCGAGCGGGCCACAAACCGCGAAGCTCTCGTGATCAAGGCAAGGCGGCGTAGATGCGGCGGTTGTGCGGTGAAGGAGTGCGACCCTTACCTGGGGAGATCTCGCCTCGTGCCTGAAAGGGCGACGGCGTCGAGCCGGAGCGAGAAGTCAGCAGAGGCCGTAGTAGCTGGGTGGTGTGGCCGGGAAGGCTAAAGCTGCCGGTGAAGGGCCGAAGGGATGGGAGGGGGAGCCCTCTGGTTATCGGAAGTGAAATGCCTCAGATGTTCGCGAGAGCGAAGCTCGTCGGCAAGGTGGATAGGGTGAAGCCCGACAGGCCCCGGCAGCGAGGAATCAGTTCCGCCGAACTGGACAACGGCAAGCCTGGGCGTCAGGTCGGGAGCAACACAAGCCTGATGACCTCAACCATTCCAACCGCCCGGTGCGGACCCGCATGCCGGGTGGTGTGGGAGGGGTCGGGCCGTGAGGCCCGCCCCTATCCCGATCAGGCACGGCGATCAGGCGACCGCCTTGATGCGCGTGCTGCTGTCGTAGTGGCGGATGAAGTCGCGCAGCTGCGGATACACGAACTCGCGCCAGCGCCGGCCCGAGAAGATGCCGTAGTGGCCGCAGTTGGACGCGGTCAGGTGCTGCTTGCGCGTCTTCGGGATGCTGCTGCACAAGTCGTGCGCCGCTTCGGTCTGGCCGCTGCCCGAGATGTCGTCCAGCTCGCCCTCGATGGTGAACAGCGCGGTGCCCTTGATGTCCTGCGGGCGCACCGGCTTGCCATCCACCACCCAGGTGCCGTTGGCGAGGTGGAATTCCTGGAACACGTCGCGGATGGTGTCCAGGTAGTACTCGGCCGCCATGTCCAGCACGGCGTTGTACTCGTCGTAGAAGCGCACGTGGGCTTCGGCGTCTTCCTTGTCACCCTCGACCAGGCTCAGGTAGTAGTCGTAATGCGACGAGACGTGGCGGTCGGGATTCATCGCCACGAAGCCGGCGTGCTGCAGGAAGCCGGGGTAGACGCGGCGGCCGTGTCCCGGGTAGTTGGCCGGCACGGTGTAGATCACATTGTTCTCGAACCATGCGTTCGACTTGTTGGTCGCCAGCGAGTTGACGGCGGTCGGGCTCTTGCGGGCGTCGATCGGGCCACCCATCATCGTCATGGTCAGCGGCGTCTTCTCGCCGTCCGACGCCATCAGCGAGATGGCCGCCAGCACCGGCACGGTCGGCTGGCACACCGAGATCACGTGCAGCTTGTCGGCGCCGATGTGCGTGATGAATTCACGGATGTAGGCGATGTAGTCGGACAGATGGAAGGGGCCCGCTCCGGCCGGCACCATGCGCGCGTCGAGCCAGTCCGTCACATAGACCTTGTGATCCTGCAGCAGCGTGCGCACCGTGTCGCGCAGCAGCGTCGCGTGGTGGCCGGACAGCGGCGCGCACACCAGGACGACCGGCTCGTCCTTGAGCATGCGGATGGTTTCTGCATCGTCGGCATAGCGCTTGAAGCGGATCAGGCGGCAGAACGGCTTCTCGATGATGGTCTGCTCGACGATGGGAATGTCGCGGCCGTTCGACTTGACCGAGCGGATGTTGAATTCCGGCTTCTCGTATTCCTTGCCGAGCCGGTACAGCAGCTCGTAGCCCGCGGCGTAGCGCTGCGCGCCGGGCAGCAGCGACAGCGGGCTCAGCGGATTGGTGAAGGTCTTGGCGGTCGCCTGGGCCCAGGCCGTCATCGGGCTGAGCATGGCGCGCTGGAATTCGTGAAGCTGGTAAAGCATGGCTGGACCGGTCCGTTGTGACGAAAGACGACGCAAACGATTCTGCTGATTATGCACCTGGGTACAGCATACTGCGATGCAGCAGAAACCCTGACAAAGATTGTGACGCGGTCCACATGATGCAGCCGTGTCAGTCAGTCGATAAGCAGCAAAAAAGCGGCCGGAGCCGCTTTTTTGTCGAGTTTGCCTAGGCGGGCCAGGCAGGATGTTTCGCTCAGAGCACTTCGGCGATGGCGTTGACCACGGCGTCGATGTTGTGCGAGTTCAGCGCGGCCACGCAGATGCGGCCGGTCGACACCGCGTAGATGCCGTGCTCGTTGCGCAGGCGGTCCACCTGGGCGGCGGACAGGCCCGAATACGAGAACATGCCGCGCTGCGCCTTCACGAACGAGAAGTCGGTCTTCACGCCCTTGGCGGTCAGCTTGTCGACCAGCGCATGGCGCATCGACTTGATGCGGTCGCGCATCTCGCCCAGTTCCTGTTCCCACATCGCGCGCAGTTCGGGGCTGGTCAGCACGCTGGCGACCACCGTGCCGCCGTGTGTCGGCGGGTTGGAGTAGTTGGTGCGGATCACGCGCTTGACCTGCGACAGCACGCGGGCTGCCTCGTCCTTGCTGGTGGTGACGATCGACAGCGCGCCGACGCGCTCGCCGTACAGCGAGAACGACTTGGAGAACGAGCTCGACACGAAGAACGACAGGCCCGATTCGGCGAACAGGCTCACGGCCAGGCCGTCCTGGGCGATGCCGTCAGCGAAGCCCTGGTAGGCCATGTCGAGGAACGGGATCAGCTGCTTGGCCTTGATGACGTCGACCACCTGCTTCCACTGCTCGGTGGTCAGGTCCACGCCGGTCGGGTTGTGGCAGCAGGCGTGCAGCACGACGATCGTGTTGGGCGCATAGCCGTTGAGCGCTTCGAGCATGGCGGCGAAGTTCAGGCCGTGCGTCGGGGCGTCGTAGTATGGGTAGTTCACGACCGGGAAGCCGGCGGCCTCGAACAGCGCGCGGTGGTTTTCCCAGCTCGGGTCGGAGATGGCGACCTTGGCGTCCGGGTACAGGCGCTTGAGGAAGTCGGCGCCGATCTTCAGTGCGCCGGTGCCGCCCAGGGCCTGGGCCGTCACCACGCGGCCTTCGGCCAGCAGCGGCGAATCGGCGCCGAACAGCAGCTTCTGCACGGCCTGGTCGTAGGCGGCGATGCCTTCGATCGGCAGGTAGCCGCGCGGCGCGGCCATGGCCAGGCGGGCCTTCTCGGCTTCCTGCACGGCGCGCAGCACCGGGATTTTTCCTTCGTCGGTGAAGTACACGCCCACGCCCAGGTTGACTTTGGTGCCGCGAGCATCGGCGTTGAAAGCTTCATTCAGCCCCAGGATGGGGTCGCGCGGGGCCAGCTCGACGGCGGAAAAAAGCGACATGATGTGTTGACGTTCGATGACGTTCGGTTGGTTCGGAATTCGGTGGGATGCAGCAGGCTGCGCACCGCAAGCGGCCGGCAGGGCTGCCGGCGCCAGATGCACGGGCGGCACAGCGCGTGATTGTACCGAATGCACGCTGCCGTCGCCCGAAAAATCCGTGCGGAACAGCGGCGAAAAATGCGTGCCGGTGCGGTACAAACGGCCGCCGGAGCGGCGCGCTACACTACACGATCGGTTGCAATCGCCGCCGCCGTCCCCATGTTTCAGGGGCGTGCGAGTCACTTCAACGACTGTCCGCGCCCACCCCCAAGCCGCCATGACCGACCTCAGCCAAGTCCCCAGCCCGTTCGACGAGTCGAAGTTCGTCACATTCGACGGCTCGCCGTTCCAGCTGTACCAGCCGTATCTGCCCGCCGGCGACCAGCCCGAGGCGATCCGCCAACTGGTCGAGGGCATCGGTGACGGCCTGTCGTACCAGACGCTGCTGGGCGTGACGGGCTCGGGCAAGACCTACACCATGGCCAACGTGATCGCGCAGTCGGGGCGGCCCGCGATCGTGTTCGCGCCCAACAAGACGCTGGCGGCGCAGCTGTATTCGGAGTTCCGCGAGTTCTTCCCGCGCAATGCGGTCGAGTACTTCGTCTCGTACTACGACTACTACCAGCCGGAAGCGTACGTGCCGCAGCGCGACTTGTTCATCGAGAAGGACTCGTCGATCAACGAGCATATCGAGCAGATGCGGCTGTCGGCCACCAAGAGCCTGATGGAGCGGCGCGACGTGGTGATCGTGGCGACCGTGTCGGCCATCTACGGTATCGGCAATCCGACCGAATACCACCAGATGATCCTGACGCTGCGCACTGGCGACAAGATCAGCCAGCGCGACGTGATCGCGCGCCTGATCGCCATGCAGTACACGCGCAACGAGACGGATTTCCAGCGCGGCACCTTCCGCGTGCGCGGCGATACCGTCGACATCTTTCCCGCCGAGCACGCCGAGATGGCGGTGCGGCTGGAGCTGTTCGACGACGAGGTCGATTCGCTGCAGCTGTTCGATCCGCTCACCGGGCGCGTGCGGCAGAAGATCCCGCGCTTCACGGTGTACCCGTCGAGCCACTACGTGACGCCGCGCGAGACCGTGCTGCGCGCCATCGGCACCATCAAGGCCGAGCTGCGCGAGCGGCTGGATTTTTTCTACCAGGAGAACAAGCTGGTCGAGGCGCAGCGCCTGGAGCAGCGCACGCGCTTCGACCTGGAGATGCTGCAGGAGCTGGGCTTCTGCAAGGGCATCGAGAACTATTCGCGGCATCTGTCCGGCGCCCAGCCGGGCGAGCCGCCCCCGACCCTGGTCGACTACCTGCCGTCCGACGCGCTGATGTTCCTGGACGAGTCGCACGTGCTGATCGGCCAGCTCAACGGCATGTACAACGGCGACCGCGCGCGCAAGGAGACGCTGTCCGCGTATGGCTTCCGCCTGCCGTCCGCGCTGGACAACCGGCCGCTGAAGTTCGCCGAGTTCGAGGGCAAGATGCGGCAGGTGGTCTTCGTGTCCGCCACGCCGGCCGACTACGAGAAGCAGCGCGCCGGCGACGAGGTGGTTGAGCAGGTGGTGCGGCCCACGGGCCTGGTCGATCCGATCATCCACGTGCGGCCGGCCACCACGCAGGTGGACGACCTGCTGTCGGAGATCCACGAGCGCGTCAAGGCCGGCGAGCGCGTGCTGGTCACCACGCTCACCAAGCGCATGGCCGAGCAACTGACCGAGTTCCTGTCGGAAAACGGCGTCAAGGTTCGCTACCTGCACTCGGACATCGACACGGTCGAGCGCGTGGAGATCCTCCGTGATCTGCGGCTGGGCACCTTCGACGTGCTGGTCGGCATCAACCTGCTGCGCGAGGGGCTGGACATTCCCGAGGTGTCGCTGGTGGCCATCCTCGACGCCGACAAGGAAGGCTTCCTGCGCGCCGAGCGCTCGCTGATCCAGACCATCGGCCGCGCCGCGCGTAACGTCAACGGCACCGCCATCCTCTATGGGGATCGCATCACCGAGTCGATGAAGAAGGCCATCGGCGAGACCGAGCGGCGCCGCGCCAAGCAGATCGCCCACAACGAGGCCCATGGCATCACGCCGCGCGGCGTGGTCAAGCGCATCAAGGACATCATCGACGGCGTGTACAACGTCGACGATGCGCGCGCGGAACTGAAGGCCGCGCAGGATGCCGCCAAGTACGAAGACATGAGCGAGAAGCAGGTCGGCAAGGAAATCAAGCGTCTCGAAAAGCAGATGCTCGACCACGCCAAGAACCTGGAATTCGAGAAGGCGGCCTCGGTGCGCGACCAGTTGGCCAAGCTCAAGGCGCAGGTCTTCGGGGCCAGCGGCGAAGACCATATCGCGCCGGCGGCCTGAGCCGGCCATCCCGCTCTGCGGTGCCGCCCGCCCTTGCCACGGCAGGGGAGGGTGCCGCCGCAGCCCACATCCATCGATGTCCCTGGTGCCGCGTCTTGCGTGCACCGGGGCGCCGTCGCGTCCGGTCCGGCCGACGCGGCGGCCATCAAAGGAGTCCGATGTTCGATTGCTTGCTCAACCCATGGCGCAAGTGGCGCGCTTCCCGGCATGCCAGCCATCAGCTGGATGCCATCCTCGCGCAGTTCGATCCGGCCCGCGGCCCGGCCGAGCGCAATGCATGGCTGATCGAGCTGGCCTACTGGCTGCGCCGCGCTGACCGGCCGGCCGGCGCCACCTCGGAATCGTGGCGCTATGCGCGGCTGCGCTACCTGCTGCAGGTGCTGGACAACAACCCGGCCCTGGCCGAGCGCGTGGGCAGGACGCTGCGCTCGATCGTGCGGGACAACGATCCGGTCGCGCTGCTGTGCGATACCGGGCTGTCGTCGCGCGCGGGCTTCTGGGGCGAGCTGGTCGATCGGCTGCAGGCGCGCGTGCTGCCGCCCGCGCCCAACCAGCCGCAACTGGCCGCGCTGTTCACGCTGCTGTTCATCGGCGAGCACGACGCGCAATGGATCGACGATCTGGACGATGAGCTCGTGGCGCGCATCGCCGCGCTGTTCCAGGCCGGCGCGGAGGGCGAGGGCGCCGGCGCGGCCGTCCGCCTGGAGCGCAGCCTGTCGGTCGGCATCGAGATCCTGGTGAGCCAGGTGCGGGCGGCGGGCCTGTCGCACGCCATCCGCACCCGCATGGACCACGTGGACGTCACCGATTCGCCGTTCTACCGGTTGGCCGAGGTCGCCGACGCCGTCTTTCTCGCGCCGCCGGATGCGACGAATGCGGCGGGGCCGGAGCGCCTGGCGCAGCGCTTGAACACCTTCCGCGCGTGGCTCGACCAGTGCCGCGCCGCCACCGCCAGCGTGTACCAGCATCTCGACGAGAACGGCGTGTCGGTCGAGGTGGTGTTCCAGGTGGAGCGCATGAAAGCCTGGCTCGGCCGCATCGACCTGGTGCTGACGGCCTGGGCCGATACGCGGGCCTCGCGCCGGTTCGTGCACCTGACGGCCGAGCTGGTGTCGGCCAGCCAGCATCGCCGCAGCGTGGGCTACCTGGTGCGTGCGACCTTCGCCGACCTGGCGCGCAAGGTGGTGGAGCGCTCGGCCGAGACCGGCGAGCACTACATCACGCGCGACCGCAAGGAATACGCCGCGATGGTCAAGGCGGCGGCCGGCGGCGGCGCGATCACGGCGGCCACGGTCTACCTCAAGTTCTTCATCACCGGCGCGCACCTGACGCGGTTCACCGAAGGGCTGTTCGCCTCGATCAACTATGCGGCCAGCTTTCTGGGCATCCACTTCGCGCACTTCACGCTGGCCACCAAGCAGCCGGCCATGACGGCGCCCGCGCTGGCGCACCGGCTCGACCAGGTCGGCCGCCCCGAGGGGCTCGCGCGCTTCGTCGACGATACCGTGGCGATGATCCGCTCCAACGCGGCGGCCATTGCCGGCAACCTGGTGGCCGTGGCGCCGGTGGCCTTCCTGGTGCAGTGGGTGGCGGGGCGGGTTTTCCATGCCGACCTGATCTCGCCGGCCAAGGCCGCGGCCACCATCGAGTCCTTCTCGGTCCTCGGACCGACGCCGCTGTATGCGGTCTTTACCGGCGTGCTGCTGTGGCTGTCCAGCTTGGCGGCAGGCTGGGCCGACAACTGGTTCGCGCTGCACCGCGTGCACGACGTGATCGCCCATCACCGGCGCCTGCGCTTCATGGTCGGCACGCGCGGCGCGCAGCGCATCGCCGAGTTCTGGAAGCGCAACCTGTCGGGCGTGGTGGCCAACGTCTCGCTCGGCTTCATGCTGGGGCTGGGGCCCGAGATCCTGTCGTTCTTCGGGCCGCACATGGAGGTGCGCCACGTGACGCTGTCCACCGGCGCGGTGGCCACCGCCGTCGGCGTGCTGGGCGCGGGCGTGATGCACACGGCCGCCTTCTGGCTGGCGGTGGCCGGCATCGCGCTGATGGGCGTGCTCAACGTGCTGGTGTCGTTTGCCCTGGCATTCAACATGGCGATGCGCTCGCGCAACCTGCGCGGCCTGGATCGCCGGCGCATCACCGGGGCGGTGTGGCGGCGCATCCTGCGCGATCCGCTGTGCCTGCTGGTGCCGCGCGCGCCAACCGAGCCGGCCCCGCCCACCAGCGGCACGCCGGCCTGAACCGCCCCCGAGGGGGCGGCCCGCGCTATGGCACCGGCGAGGCTAGTTCGCTGCGGAACGGAATCGAGGGCTGCGCGCCCAGCCGCGTGACCGACACCGCGGCCGCGGCCAGGCCGAACTGAATCGCCTCGACTGGCGCCGCGCCCTCCGCCAGCGCCGTGGCCAGCGCGCCGACGAAGGTATCGCCGGCCGCGGTGGTGTCGATGGCCTGCGCGGGATGCGCGGGCATCAGCAGGCGGGTGCTCGCATCCACGTAGGCGACGCCGCGCGCGCCCAGCGTGACGATGACGTGGCGCGCGCCTTGCGCATGCAGATCGGCGGCGGCGTTCAGCGCCGCCTCGGGCGAATTCACCCGCCGCGCCGTCAGCAGCGCGGCTTCGGTCTCGTTGGGGATCAGGTAGTCGCAGGCGGTGAGCCACGGCGTCGGCAGCGGACCGGCGGCGGGCGCCGGGTTCAGGATGACGGTCTTGCCCAGCCGCTGCCCGAGCAGCAGCGCGCGCTCCACCGCGTCCGGTGGCGACTCCAACTGGCAGACGATGACCTTGGCCCGCTCGAAGGCGGCCCGCTGCGCGTCGATCATCGCCGGGGTCAGCTGCCGGTTGGCGCCGGCCACGATCACGATGGTGTTCTGGCCGTTGTCGGCCACCGTCACGCAGGCGATGCCGGTGGGCGCGCCCGCATGCGCGGTCACCATCGCGGTATCGACGCCTTCCCGCAGCAGGCCTTCGCGCAGGGCCATGCCGTGAGGGTCGTCGCCCACGCAGCCGAGCATGGCGACGCGGCTGCCCAGGCGCGCCGCGGCCACGGCCTGGTTGGCGCCCTTGCCGCCGGGGATGGTTTCCAGCGCCGGCGCGGCAACCGTTTGCCCGGGACGGGGCAAACACGGGGTGCGGATCACGAGATCCATGTTGAGGCTGCCGACGACCAGCACGTCGGCAGCGGCCGAGGATAGAACGGAACGCTTGGCCACCATGGTGGGCTAAGGGCTGCGGTTTCTGTTGACTGGAGTTTAGGCCGCGCGCGCGGGGCGTGCGGGCTCGGCGGTCGACTCGCGCAGCGACAGGCGCGGCGGCAGCACGATACGGCGCGGCGCGTCGGGGATCTCGTGATGATGCCGCGCGGCGTGGTCGGTCAGGTGCTCGAGCAGGGTCGAGGCCGTGGTCTCGCCCAACTGCCGGATCGACTGGCCCACCGTGGACAGCGCCGGATAGACGTAGCGGCTCAGCTCGATGTCGTCGAAGCCGATGATGGACAGTTCCTTCGGCACCGTGATGCCCAGTTCGGCGGCCGCACGCAGCGCGCCGATGCCCATCAGGTCGTTGCTGGC containing:
- the rsxB gene encoding electron transport complex subunit RsxB produces the protein MVSLAPSLADRLEDLLPQTQCTKCGYNGCRPYAEAMARGEALPNRCPPGGAEGIRRLSEALGRTGPLLALDAEHGVEQPRALAVIDPERCIGCTLCIQACPVDAIVGAPKAMHVVLADWCTGCDLCVAPCPVDCIDMVPVTSERTGWNAWSQAQADEARGRYTFRNARLAREKAENEARLAEKAAAKLAAVSAEQPADEAERAAQARKQAIIQAAIERARQKQAEMAERGQGPRNVTDVPADVQAQIDEAEARRKRIADLSKPPSDKP
- a CDS encoding TetR/AcrR family transcriptional regulator, with the translated sequence MPSSSAVPLTDVDSPADAVQGETTPGDTGAPRARRDPAGTRRRILAAATEEFSRGGFAGARVDAIARRAEINERMLYYYYGSKEKLFLAVLEHMYFRFKEAEERVQIEAADPREAVIQLARFVWDFYYENPEFIRLLNSENLHEARHLKASPHLGQLVNPIIEVLRGVVERGQRAGLFREEVDVSRLYLTISALGYYVLSNRYTIGAVVGRDVASAEEHEAFAQLHIRMLLAYLERPRV
- a CDS encoding polyhydroxyalkanoate depolymerase, which codes for MLYQLHEFQRAMLSPMTAWAQATAKTFTNPLSPLSLLPGAQRYAAGYELLYRLGKEYEKPEFNIRSVKSNGRDIPIVEQTIIEKPFCRLIRFKRYADDAETIRMLKDEPVVLVCAPLSGHHATLLRDTVRTLLQDHKVYVTDWLDARMVPAGAGPFHLSDYIAYIREFITHIGADKLHVISVCQPTVPVLAAISLMASDGEKTPLTMTMMGGPIDARKSPTAVNSLATNKSNAWFENNVIYTVPANYPGHGRRVYPGFLQHAGFVAMNPDRHVSSHYDYYLSLVEGDKEDAEAHVRFYDEYNAVLDMAAEYYLDTIRDVFQEFHLANGTWVVDGKPVRPQDIKGTALFTIEGELDDISGSGQTEAAHDLCSSIPKTRKQHLTASNCGHYGIFSGRRWREFVYPQLRDFIRHYDSSTRIKAVA
- a CDS encoding amino acid aminotransferase, with the protein product MSLFSAVELAPRDPILGLNEAFNADARGTKVNLGVGVYFTDEGKIPVLRAVQEAEKARLAMAAPRGYLPIEGIAAYDQAVQKLLFGADSPLLAEGRVVTAQALGGTGALKIGADFLKRLYPDAKVAISDPSWENHRALFEAAGFPVVNYPYYDAPTHGLNFAAMLEALNGYAPNTIVVLHACCHNPTGVDLTTEQWKQVVDVIKAKQLIPFLDMAYQGFADGIAQDGLAVSLFAESGLSFFVSSSFSKSFSLYGERVGALSIVTTSKDEAARVLSQVKRVIRTNYSNPPTHGGTVVASVLTSPELRAMWEQELGEMRDRIKSMRHALVDKLTAKGVKTDFSFVKAQRGMFSYSGLSAAQVDRLRNEHGIYAVSTGRICVAALNSHNIDAVVNAIAEVL
- the uvrB gene encoding excinuclease ABC subunit UvrB, with product MTDLSQVPSPFDESKFVTFDGSPFQLYQPYLPAGDQPEAIRQLVEGIGDGLSYQTLLGVTGSGKTYTMANVIAQSGRPAIVFAPNKTLAAQLYSEFREFFPRNAVEYFVSYYDYYQPEAYVPQRDLFIEKDSSINEHIEQMRLSATKSLMERRDVVIVATVSAIYGIGNPTEYHQMILTLRTGDKISQRDVIARLIAMQYTRNETDFQRGTFRVRGDTVDIFPAEHAEMAVRLELFDDEVDSLQLFDPLTGRVRQKIPRFTVYPSSHYVTPRETVLRAIGTIKAELRERLDFFYQENKLVEAQRLEQRTRFDLEMLQELGFCKGIENYSRHLSGAQPGEPPPTLVDYLPSDALMFLDESHVLIGQLNGMYNGDRARKETLSAYGFRLPSALDNRPLKFAEFEGKMRQVVFVSATPADYEKQRAGDEVVEQVVRPTGLVDPIIHVRPATTQVDDLLSEIHERVKAGERVLVTTLTKRMAEQLTEFLSENGVKVRYLHSDIDTVERVEILRDLRLGTFDVLVGINLLREGLDIPEVSLVAILDADKEGFLRAERSLIQTIGRAARNVNGTAILYGDRITESMKKAIGETERRRAKQIAHNEAHGITPRGVVKRIKDIIDGVYNVDDARAELKAAQDAAKYEDMSEKQVGKEIKRLEKQMLDHAKNLEFEKAASVRDQLAKLKAQVFGASGEDHIAPAA
- a CDS encoding site-specific recombinase codes for the protein MFDCLLNPWRKWRASRHASHQLDAILAQFDPARGPAERNAWLIELAYWLRRADRPAGATSESWRYARLRYLLQVLDNNPALAERVGRTLRSIVRDNDPVALLCDTGLSSRAGFWGELVDRLQARVLPPAPNQPQLAALFTLLFIGEHDAQWIDDLDDELVARIAALFQAGAEGEGAGAAVRLERSLSVGIEILVSQVRAAGLSHAIRTRMDHVDVTDSPFYRLAEVADAVFLAPPDATNAAGPERLAQRLNTFRAWLDQCRAATASVYQHLDENGVSVEVVFQVERMKAWLGRIDLVLTAWADTRASRRFVHLTAELVSASQHRRSVGYLVRATFADLARKVVERSAETGEHYITRDRKEYAAMVKAAAGGGAITAATVYLKFFITGAHLTRFTEGLFASINYAASFLGIHFAHFTLATKQPAMTAPALAHRLDQVGRPEGLARFVDDTVAMIRSNAAAIAGNLVAVAPVAFLVQWVAGRVFHADLISPAKAAATIESFSVLGPTPLYAVFTGVLLWLSSLAAGWADNWFALHRVHDVIAHHRRLRFMVGTRGAQRIAEFWKRNLSGVVANVSLGFMLGLGPEILSFFGPHMEVRHVTLSTGAVATAVGVLGAGVMHTAAFWLAVAGIALMGVLNVLVSFALAFNMAMRSRNLRGLDRRRITGAVWRRILRDPLCLLVPRAPTEPAPPTSGTPA
- the rbsK gene encoding ribokinase — translated: MVAKRSVLSSAAADVLVVGSLNMDLVIRTPCLPRPGQTVAAPALETIPGGKGANQAVAAARLGSRVAMLGCVGDDPHGMALREGLLREGVDTAMVTAHAGAPTGIACVTVADNGQNTIVIVAGANRQLTPAMIDAQRAAFERAKVIVCQLESPPDAVERALLLGQRLGKTVILNPAPAAGPLPTPWLTACDYLIPNETEAALLTARRVNSPEAALNAAADLHAQGARHVIVTLGARGVAYVDASTRLLMPAHPAQAIDTTAAGDTFVGALATALAEGAAPVEAIQFGLAAAAVSVTRLGAQPSIPFRSELASPVP